The genomic segment GCTGATGTAAGCGAGTATGTAAATACCTACAACAATATAGACACGGAAGCTAAAAAACGTGGATTTTCTATATATTTTCCGCACAAATCAGTCCCAATGTTACCAAGAAATTTAAGCGAAAATATCTGCTCTCTTAAGCCTGATGTATATAGACTTGCTTTTTGTTTTAAAATTTCTTTAGATAAAAATTGTGAAGTAATCAAAGAAGAGCTATTTAATGCCATTATAAAATCAAAAAAGAGATTTAATTATGATGAGATTGATGAGATATTGCAAGATAAAAAAGATAGCCCTATAAGCTGGATAAAACCTTTACACAAAATCACTTCAAAACTAAGAAAAAAAAGGCTTGAAAATGCTTTTGATTTTAGAACAACAGAATTAAGAATAGAACTAAATGAAAATGGAGATATAAACTCAACCCATTTTGAAACAGATAGTGTTTCACATCAGTTAGTAGAAGACTGTATGCTTTTGGCAAATAAGGCAGCTGCCAAAAAAATCAAAAATGGAATTTTTAGAAATCACGGTGAGCCTGATTTAAGAAAGATATACAATCTCTTAGATGAATTAGCTCTTTTAGGACTTGAGTTTGCTTACGAAAATGACTTAGTAAAATTAATCAAAAAAATTCAAGCCAAAAGCCACTCTTTACCAAACTATGAAGAGATAGACAAACTAATAATAAGAGCACAAAAAAAGGCTGAATATTCAAATCAAAATTTAGGGCATTTTGGTCTTGGTTTTGATAGATATACACATTTTACAAGCCCTATTAGAAGATATTCTGACCTTATCTTGCATAGACTTTTAAAAGCAAGCATAAAAAACGATGAAAAGTTATATAGATACTTGCTTTTAAATATAGAAGATACTTGTCAAAATTTAAGCGAATTAGAAAGAGAAGCTGACAAGGTAGCTTATGATTTTATGGATAGAAAGTTCGCAAGATGGGCGAATGAAAATATCGGAAATACATTTAAATGCTATGTTTGCGAAAACAAAAATATACTAATAGCAAGACTTGACGATGAGCTAAAAGGTGCTAGAATTTTTATACCTAGCTACACAGCACCTTTGCTTAGTTATGTAAGTGTAAAAATAACAGAAGTTGATATACCTAGTGCTAAAATTTTTGGTAAGGTAATCAAGGCATAAATAGTGTATAAAAAAGAACTAGATACTCTTTTAGAGACAAAAAAAATAAACAATTTTTTCTTATTGTTTGGAGCAGAAGAGTATCAAATACAAGATTACACCGAAGAAATACTATCAATTTTTATAAATGAAGATACAAATTTACTTACACTTTATTTTGATGAGTATGAGTTTAAGACAGCTATAAATCATCTAAGTGAGCCATCTTTATTTGCAAGTCAAAATATATTACATATAAAAACTGATAAAAAAATTCCAACAAAAGATTTAAAAGCATTAATATCACTATGCAAAGACAATCAAGATAATAAATTTATACTAGAATTATATGAAAGTGATACAAAAATTACAAGTGAAATATCAAAAGTATTTGGAACAAATTTTGTAAGATTTTTCAAGCCAAATACACCTGATGAAGCTATAAATATACTAGCAAAAACATCAAGAAAAATTGGCTTAAATATAACTAAAAATGCACTTTATGATATATACTTTATACACAATGAAAATTTATACTTAGCGGCTAGTGAATTAAACAAACTTTCTAGCTTAAACCTACACATAGACCAAGAAATAGTAAAAAAATTAGTTTTTAGTCTTTCCAGCATAGGTTTTGATGAATTTTTTAATAAACTATTTAATCTACAAGATATAAAAAATGATTTTTTTCAAATCGAACAAAGCCCTAGCTTTAATGAAATAGCTCTAATAAACTCGTTTTATAAACTATTTTTTAGACTTTTTAAACTTCATTCATATATAAAAATAAACGGAAAATTTGACATAAAAGAGGCTATTGGATACAAGCCGCCTATAAATATAGAAAATACACTAAAGCAACAGAGCCTAATGCTAAATTTAAAAAACTATGAAGAAATCTTCAAAGCATTAAATTTGGCAGAATTAGAACTAAAAACAAACTCGTCAATAGACAAAAGTGCATTTTTGATATCTATGATTTTAAATCTACAAAATATTATATCAAAAGCAAAATTTAAGTAGTTTTGAGATAAAATCTTAAGTTTCTTGTGCTAAAAAGCAAGGAATCCTTGCCTATTTTTATAATAAAATAAAAATCAAAAAGTAGGCTTAATACCCATAAGGAGAAATTTATGAGACATTACGAGCTTTTATTTATTCTAAAGCCAACATTGACTGAAGAAGAAGCTAAAGCAAGAGTTGACTTCGTAAAAGAAGTTATTACAAAAAATGGTGGTGAGATAGCAACTGTTGTTGAAATGGGCACTCGCAAACTAGCATACAAAATACAAAAATATGAGCGTGGAACATATTTTGTTATATACTACAAAGCACCTCCAGCATTATTAACTGAGCTTACAAGAAACATCAGAATAACTGAAGATATTATAAGATTTTTAAGTGTAAAATATGAAAACAAGAGCGAAATAGCTGCTTGGGATAGACTATGCAAGGGAATCAAACAAACAATAAAAACACAAACACGTGAGCCAAGAGCATATCGTGAGCCAAGAGCAGAAAAACCAACAGAAGAAGCTGCTGCAGAAAAATAGGAAATAAAGATGTTCAATAAAGTAGTTTTAGTAGGAAACTTAACCAGAGACATAGAGTTAAGATATACAACAACTGGTGTTGCTATCGGAAATTCAGGTATAGCCGTAACAAGAAAATTTACAACAAATGGCGAAAAACGCGAAGAGACTTGCTTTATTGATATATCATTTTTTGGAAAACAAGCAGAAATTGCCAACCAATACCTAAGCAAAGGATCTAAACTTTTAGTTGAAGGTCGTTTAAAGCTTGATCAATGGACTGATAATAATGGACAAAATAGAAGTAAACACAGTGTAAGTGTTGAAAATATGGAAATGCTTGGTGGTGGCAACCAAATGCAAAATCAAGGTGGTGGTTTTAATCAAAATCAAGGCTGGAACAATCAGCAAAGTTATGATAACCAAAGCTATAATAACAATAATAACTATGCCAAGCAAAATAACTTTAACAACCAAGAACAAACACCAGCTTACAATAAGCAAAATAATGATTTTGTAAAAACTCAACAAAATAATAAATTTGATGATACTCAAGACATAAACGATGAGTATGATTCAGATGATAGTATACCGTTTTAAAAAGGAAAGACAATGGCAGAGAAAAGAAAATATTCACGCAAATATTGCAAATACACAGAAGCTAAGATAGATTTTATAGACTATAAAGATACATCTCTTTTAAAGTACTGCTTATCAGAGAGATTTAAAATTATGCCTAGAAGATTAACAGGTACATCTAAAAAATACCAAGAGATGGTTGAAAAAGCGATAAAAAGAGCTAGACACGCAGCTATTATACCTTACATAATAGACCGTGATAGTGTAGTTTCAAATCCTTTTGAGGGACTATAATTAATAATAAAGTGTATAGCTTTTGCTATACACAAACAACAAAGGAGTTAGTATGTTTAAAGTTTTATTTTCTGTTCCAGTTTTTTTACTAGCTATATTAGCTGGTGTTGGTCTTTGGTTTTTAATAGACTATTTGGAACAATTTAGACTATATTCAACTCTTGCTGACATTGGAACTATCTTTGCAATGGCAGCTGTTTTTGGACTAACATTTTATGTTGCTATAGCTATTTTTGTAATACCGATAAGAAGTATCTTGCATAAATAATCCAAAAAATTTATAGTATTTTAGAAATTATATATTCTTAAATACTATCTTTATTATTCTATTTATATTTTTTACTTCAAAACTACTAACTTAGATTAATATGTTGATTTAATTTATATTTTTTTACTTCTATCAATAAGAATTTTTTTCAAAAAAGAAACCAAAATAATAAAAAACAACCAAGCAATATACGATAAATAACAAATGGTAGCATACTTATTTTTGATATTATAGAGATAAATAATTTAACACAAATATATGCACTAATTCCGCTAACAAACATACCTATAAGCAAATCGGAGACAATAACATCGCTACTATTTATTTTTAATAATTTCAAACCACCGGCTAAAATTATTATCGGTATAGATAACAAAAAAGAGAAATTTGCACTAGCAACCTTGGAAAATCCAAGCAACAATGCCATACTAATAGTAACACCCGACCTAGAAACACCCGGTATTAAAGCAAATGCTTGAGCAAGGCCTATAACAAGGGCTATCTTGATACTTATATCACCCTCTTGTTTGTTGCCATTTTTTTTATCTGCAAAAAATAAAATAATACCAAAAATAATTGTAGTAAAAGCTATAATAAGCCCATTTCTAGCATAATCTTCTACAATATCTTTTATAAGAAGTCCAATTATACCAGCTGGAATAGTCCCAAATCCAACAGCCCAAACAAGCCTACTTTGTCCGACATTTTTTTTTAATTTTATAGAACAAAAAAAATCTTTCAATGCAGAAAAAACCATATTTCTAAAATAAAAGACTATGGCAAATAAGGTCCCTATATGAACAGCTACATCAAAAACAAGCCCTTGGTCTTTCCAACCAAGAAGCTCGGGAACCAAAATCAAATGAGCAGAGCTAGAGATAGGCAAAAACTCACTAAAGCCCTGAACAAGGGCTAAAACGATAGTTTGAACAAAATCCACTAAAGTTTCTCTTTTATAAAGTTATAAAGTGCATTTGGTTCAAATCCAAAATGCTTAAATAACTCATCGGCCTTTCCGCTCTCGCCAAATGTTTTCATACCATATACATCATCAGCAAATTTATACCACTCTAATGCACTGGAAGCTTCTACTGCGATTTTATATGTATCTTTTTGTATGATTTTATCTATGTATTGTTTATCTTGATTACAAAGCAAATCATAACAAGGAGCAGAAACAACATTCGCTCCTATGCCATCATTATCTAGTAGCTCAGCAGTTTTTAACACCAAAGATACTTCACTTCCACTAGCTATCAAAGTTACCTTTGCATTTTCGCTTTGTTTCAAAAGATAAGCACCATTTGAAACATCACCAAAAACAGAACTCGCCAATGGCTCTAAACCTTGTCTAGAACAAACAAAAGCACAAGGAGCATTTAATCCAAGAGCGACCTGCCAAGATTTTGCATTTTCATTACCATCTGCCGGACGGAATGTATAAAAATTAGGCATAGCTCTAAATTGGCTTAATTGCTCAATAGGCTGATGAGTTGGTCCATCTTCGCCAACACCTATACTATCATGCGTAAATATGAAATAATGTTTTAATTTCATAAGGGCTGCCATTCTTGCGCCAGATTTCATGTAATCGCTAAATATAAAAAATGTAGCTGAAAATGGCATAAATAATCCATACCTTGCAAAGGCATTATTTATAGCAGCCATTGAGTGTTCTCTTATACCAAAATGTATATTTCTACCATTTGGAAAATCACCCATATTTTTAAGCTCTGTTTTGTTTGATGGAGCAAGATCTGCACTACCGCCGATAAACCCAGGCAAAGCATTGGCTATGGCATTTATTATAAGGCCATTTGTATCCCTAGTAGCCATTTTTTTGTCACCAAAATCAGGATAGCTTATCTTTGAAAAATCAGGATTTAAAAGAGAGTTTAATAATTTTTTACCATCATTGTCTAATTTATCAACTTGTTCTTGCCACAAAGTTTGTGCCAAATCACCCTTTTCAAGAGCAACTCTAAATCTTAGCAATACATCTTCATCTATATGAAATTTCTTATCTGGGTCAAACCCAGCATTTTGTTTTGCGATTTTAATAATTTCTTCTCCAAGCGGAGCACCGTGAGAGTGATGACTACCTTCAAGCTCTCCAGCACCTTTTGCAATACAAGTATTTGCTATTATCAAATAAGGTTTTGTCTTATTTTTAGCCTCTTTTAGAGCAAACTCAATCTCATCATAATCATGTCCATTTATTTTTGCTACTTCAAAACCTTGTGCCTCAAAACGCAACTTAACATCTTCGTTCCAAGCTAAATTTGTATCGCCTTCTATAGTTATATTATTTGAATCATATATTATTACAAGATTATCAAGGTTTAAATTTCCAGCCATAGCACAAGCCTCATAGCTTATACCCTCTTGTAAATCACCATCACCACAAAGACAATACACTTTATGATCTATAATTTTATTTTTAGGAGCATTAAGGATATTTGCAGCATATTTTGCAGCCATAGCAAAACCAACAGCATTAGCCACACCTTGTCCCAAAGGGCCTGTTGCTATCTCAACACCATTTGTTTCGATCTCTGGATGGCCTGGGGTTTTTGAGCCAAGTTGTCTAAAATTTTGCAATTCTTCAAAACTTAAATCATAACCACTTAAATACAAAAAGCTATATACTAAAGAACTAGCATGTCCTCCACTAAATACTAATCTATCACGGTTTAACCACTTTGGATCTTTTGGATTGTGTTTTAAATTTTGCATAAGCACTACCATAATATCAGCAAGCCCCATAGGTGCACCAGGATGGCCGCTATTTGCCTTTTGCACCATATCGGCACACAAAAATCTTATAGTATCAGCTTGTTTTTTAAGCATTATCAACCTTTCAA from the Campylobacter pinnipediorum subsp. pinnipediorum genome contains:
- a CDS encoding RNB domain-containing ribonuclease gives rise to the protein MKQFLTSLTNGICQKEVSNQDLETLRVLTNLKAVCEHNNKFYINNGFVCGRLDISSGGTGFITPFDNNFKEDILVENKNLNGSNLGDIVLAKIIKGKRKRQSAKIIISLKLANETSLVYTKFFKSAVLGVNIKTGLNITLKASQKSLRALPPGTILKINNHNGEITEVIGNINDPMSDEKISLSIYNKSDNFTQECEDEANAWGDEVDPNMYTDRINLENFDFCTIDPVDAKDFDDAIYFDERNMQIYVAIADVSEYVNTYNNIDTEAKKRGFSIYFPHKSVPMLPRNLSENICSLKPDVYRLAFCFKISLDKNCEVIKEELFNAIIKSKKRFNYDEIDEILQDKKDSPISWIKPLHKITSKLRKKRLENAFDFRTTELRIELNENGDINSTHFETDSVSHQLVEDCMLLANKAAAKKIKNGIFRNHGEPDLRKIYNLLDELALLGLEFAYENDLVKLIKKIQAKSHSLPNYEEIDKLIIRAQKKAEYSNQNLGHFGLGFDRYTHFTSPIRRYSDLILHRLLKASIKNDEKLYRYLLLNIEDTCQNLSELEREADKVAYDFMDRKFARWANENIGNTFKCYVCENKNILIARLDDELKGARIFIPSYTAPLLSYVSVKITEVDIPSAKIFGKVIKA
- a CDS encoding undecaprenyl-diphosphate phosphatase; translation: MDFVQTIVLALVQGFSEFLPISSSAHLILVPELLGWKDQGLVFDVAVHIGTLFAIVFYFRNMVFSALKDFFCSIKLKKNVGQSRLVWAVGFGTIPAGIIGLLIKDIVEDYARNGLIIAFTTIIFGIILFFADKKNGNKQEGDISIKIALVIGLAQAFALIPGVSRSGVTISMALLLGFSKVASANFSFLLSIPIIILAGGLKLLKINSSDVIVSDLLIGMFVSGISAYICVKLFISIISKISMLPFVIYRILLGCFLLFWFLF
- the tkt gene encoding transketolase, whose translation is MLKKQADTIRFLCADMVQKANSGHPGAPMGLADIMVVLMQNLKHNPKDPKWLNRDRLVFSGGHASSLVYSFLYLSGYDLSFEELQNFRQLGSKTPGHPEIETNGVEIATGPLGQGVANAVGFAMAAKYAANILNAPKNKIIDHKVYCLCGDGDLQEGISYEACAMAGNLNLDNLVIIYDSNNITIEGDTNLAWNEDVKLRFEAQGFEVAKINGHDYDEIEFALKEAKNKTKPYLIIANTCIAKGAGELEGSHHSHGAPLGEEIIKIAKQNAGFDPDKKFHIDEDVLLRFRVALEKGDLAQTLWQEQVDKLDNDGKKLLNSLLNPDFSKISYPDFGDKKMATRDTNGLIINAIANALPGFIGGSADLAPSNKTELKNMGDFPNGRNIHFGIREHSMAAINNAFARYGLFMPFSATFFIFSDYMKSGARMAALMKLKHYFIFTHDSIGVGEDGPTHQPIEQLSQFRAMPNFYTFRPADGNENAKSWQVALGLNAPCAFVCSRQGLEPLASSVFGDVSNGAYLLKQSENAKVTLIASGSEVSLVLKTAELLDNDGIGANVVSAPCYDLLCNQDKQYIDKIIQKDTYKIAVEASSALEWYKFADDVYGMKTFGESGKADELFKHFGFEPNALYNFIKEKL
- the rpsF gene encoding 30S ribosomal protein S6: MRHYELLFILKPTLTEEEAKARVDFVKEVITKNGGEIATVVEMGTRKLAYKIQKYERGTYFVIYYKAPPALLTELTRNIRITEDIIRFLSVKYENKSEIAAWDRLCKGIKQTIKTQTREPRAYREPRAEKPTEEAAAEK
- a CDS encoding single-stranded DNA-binding protein, with translation MFNKVVLVGNLTRDIELRYTTTGVAIGNSGIAVTRKFTTNGEKREETCFIDISFFGKQAEIANQYLSKGSKLLVEGRLKLDQWTDNNGQNRSKHSVSVENMEMLGGGNQMQNQGGGFNQNQGWNNQQSYDNQSYNNNNNYAKQNNFNNQEQTPAYNKQNNDFVKTQQNNKFDDTQDINDEYDSDDSIPF
- the holA gene encoding DNA polymerase III subunit delta is translated as MYKKELDTLLETKKINNFFLLFGAEEYQIQDYTEEILSIFINEDTNLLTLYFDEYEFKTAINHLSEPSLFASQNILHIKTDKKIPTKDLKALISLCKDNQDNKFILELYESDTKITSEISKVFGTNFVRFFKPNTPDEAINILAKTSRKIGLNITKNALYDIYFIHNENLYLAASELNKLSSLNLHIDQEIVKKLVFSLSSIGFDEFFNKLFNLQDIKNDFFQIEQSPSFNEIALINSFYKLFFRLFKLHSYIKINGKFDIKEAIGYKPPINIENTLKQQSLMLNLKNYEEIFKALNLAELELKTNSSIDKSAFLISMILNLQNIISKAKFK
- the rpsR gene encoding 30S ribosomal protein S18 encodes the protein MAEKRKYSRKYCKYTEAKIDFIDYKDTSLLKYCLSERFKIMPRRLTGTSKKYQEMVEKAIKRARHAAIIPYIIDRDSVVSNPFEGL
- a CDS encoding ATP-binding protein; this translates as MFKVLFSVPVFLLAILAGVGLWFLIDYLEQFRLYSTLADIGTIFAMAAVFGLTFYVAIAIFVIPIRSILHK